One Bythopirellula goksoeyrii genomic window, TGGATCGTATCGGGTGCCAAATGGCAGCAACATTGGGCATTTATCAAGCCCGAACGACCACGAATACCTGTGGTGAGAAATAATCAATGGGCAAGAAACGAAATTGATCACTTCATTCTCAGACGTCTCCGCCAGGAGAATCTGGAACCTTCTCCTCAAGCAGCCAAGGAAACGCTTATACGTCGTGTTTCTCTAGATTTGACGGGTCTTCCTCCAACACCCGATGAGGTAGATCATTTTATTGCCGACGATCGGCCCGATGCATACGAACGTTTGGTTGATCGGCTCCTCCAATCCCCTAGCTATGGGGAACAGATGGCGGCCACCTGGCTCGATGCCGCTCGGTATGCCGACTCCTATGGATATCAAGATGACGGAGAAACGAGCATGTGGCGGTGGCGAGATTGGGTGATTAACGCGTTCAATTCCAACATGCCTTTCGACCAATTCACGATCGAACAACTCGCCGGTGATTTGCTTCCCAACGCGACCTTCGAACAGCGAATTGCCACCGGTTTTAACCGTAATCATCGGCACAACTCTGAGGGAGGAGCAATTCCCGAGGAATTCCGAGTCGAATACGTCGTCGATCGTGTGAGTACCACGGGTACGGTCTGGTTAGGGCTCACGCTAGGGTGTGCGCGATGTCACGATCACAAATATGACCCGATCACGCAAAAAGAATTCTACGAGATGTTCGCGTTTTTCAACAACGTCCCCGAAGATGGCAGAGCTCGCAAGGTGGGCAATACGCCTCCACTCATGGCGGCCCCAACATCTGCCCAACTTGAAAGGCAAGCCGAACTCGAAGAGCAACTTGAAAAAGCTCGCCACCACCAGGCGAGCCTCGAATCGCAGTTTAGAAACCATTTCGATAAGTGGGAGCAATACGCAGATGTCTCCACGATCACTGATTTGCCAGACGTGACTCACGACCTCGATATCCATTTCAAGTTGGATGGAAACCTTACCGACGAAATTTCTGCAGAGAATTCCGGCACTTTTGATAACAGCTCTCCTTCTTTCACAACCGGGCAGCAGGGGCAGGCTGCCTGGTTCGATGGAAAGAATACGATCAGCTTGGGTGACATCGGCAGTTTCAGTGACGACAATCGTGTCACTGTAAGTGTGTGGATTCGTCCCAATGATGGTGACGGTGCAATTCTTTCGAAGCTCGAGAATCCCGACAATCCTCAGGATGAGGGCTATAGTATTCTGCTTCAAGACGGAAAGGTGCGGGTCCATTTTACTTCGCAGTGGTTCGACGATGCGATCCGCATCCAAACGAAGACAAGTGTACCTCTAGAGCGATGGACCCAAGTCGCGGTCACTTATGACGGCCTAAGTTCTGCTCAAGGCATTCAAGTCTACTTTAATGGGGAATCGCAGCCGATTGATATTGAATTTGACTCCCTGTTCCAAGGGTTTGGTAATGACGGATCCTTGAGAGTGGGTACTGCCGGAGACTCCCATCTTCAGTTTCAGGGCGCGATTGACGACGTAAGGATTTTCGATGAGAAGCTCTCAGAGAGTGAATTCAGATTGCTCGCAACAAATGAATCAGTGGCTGAGATCCTCCAGACACCTTCTGAGGAGCGAACTGTCAATCAGCGTCACAAGCTCCGCACCTATTATCTAGAGAATCATGCCTCGGAAGAGTTCCACCGGGCAGCACTCTTGGTCGACAGTTTGCAGGAAGAATTAGAGAAGCATTTGCGGAGCTACCCCTCATTGATGATCATGGATGAACTCGACGAACCTCGACTAACGTTTGTCTTAAATCGGGGACAGTATGATTCCCTTGGTGAAGAAGTCGAACCCGCAATTCCGGATGTGTTCACCAGATCGTCCAAGGGCGTACTCCCCAACCGTTTGGGACTTGCCAAATGGTTAGTTGACCCCGAGAACCCGCTTACAGCTCGTGTGGCAGTAGACCGGCTCTGGCAAATGTCTTTTGACCGAGGCTTGGTCCGTACGGTGGAAGACTTTGGTGTTCAGGGTGAAGGACCCAGTCATCCAGAATTACTCGATTGGTTGGCTACCGAGTTCATTCGCAAAGGGTGGGATCAAAAGGCGGTTCGCCGGCTTATTGTCAACAGTGCCACCTATCGACAACAGTCACATGCAACGGCGAAGCTTGTATCAGTGGATCCGGAAAATCGGCTATTGGCCCGAGGCCCCAGATTTCGTCTGGCTGCCGAAGAGATTCGTGACGCAGCACTCCATGTTAGCGGATTGTTGGTTGAGCAATTGGGGGGACCTTCGGTAAAACCCTATCAGCCGCCTGATCTATGGGAAGAAATCGCAGACGATGTGTACGAACAAGATAGCGGAGAGAATCTCTACCGCCGCAGCCTCTATCTGTTTTGGAAGCGGACCGTCACGCACCCCCTCATGACGGCGCTTGATGCTCCAAGTCGCGAGGTCTGCACGGTCCGCGAAGAACGCACCAATACACCCATGCAAGCCTTGGCACTATTAAATGAAGAGGGTCTCGTCGAGGCCGCCCGAGTGCTTGCCGAACGCGTCCTCAGTGAAGAACACAATTCAACAAACGACAGACTGGTCAGGGCATTTCGCCTGACCACTTCTCGAATTCCT contains:
- a CDS encoding DUF1553 domain-containing protein; amino-acid sequence: MHRFKCFNLIRNLCLLCWTALICLPANGLEDETFRRISFAHDVRPILSEHCYHCHGPDANAREADLRLDLQESFATDEDSIGILIAGNPEESELFKRIASKDEDLRMPPVEAKRPLTEMQIETIRQWIVSGAKWQQHWAFIKPERPRIPVVRNNQWARNEIDHFILRRLRQENLEPSPQAAKETLIRRVSLDLTGLPPTPDEVDHFIADDRPDAYERLVDRLLQSPSYGEQMAATWLDAARYADSYGYQDDGETSMWRWRDWVINAFNSNMPFDQFTIEQLAGDLLPNATFEQRIATGFNRNHRHNSEGGAIPEEFRVEYVVDRVSTTGTVWLGLTLGCARCHDHKYDPITQKEFYEMFAFFNNVPEDGRARKVGNTPPLMAAPTSAQLERQAELEEQLEKARHHQASLESQFRNHFDKWEQYADVSTITDLPDVTHDLDIHFKLDGNLTDEISAENSGTFDNSSPSFTTGQQGQAAWFDGKNTISLGDIGSFSDDNRVTVSVWIRPNDGDGAILSKLENPDNPQDEGYSILLQDGKVRVHFTSQWFDDAIRIQTKTSVPLERWTQVAVTYDGLSSAQGIQVYFNGESQPIDIEFDSLFQGFGNDGSLRVGTAGDSHLQFQGAIDDVRIFDEKLSESEFRLLATNESVAEILQTPSEERTVNQRHKLRTYYLENHASEEFHRAALLVDSLQEELEKHLRSYPSLMIMDELDEPRLTFVLNRGQYDSLGEEVEPAIPDVFTRSSKGVLPNRLGLAKWLVDPENPLTARVAVDRLWQMSFDRGLVRTVEDFGVQGEGPSHPELLDWLATEFIRKGWDQKAVRRLIVNSATYRQQSHATAKLVSVDPENRLLARGPRFRLAAEEIRDAALHVSGLLVEQLGGPSVKPYQPPDLWEEIADDVYEQDSGENLYRRSLYLFWKRTVTHPLMTALDAPSREVCTVREERTNTPMQALALLNEEGLVEAARVLAERVLSEEHNSTNDRLVRAFRLTTSRIPQPEELDVMNRSLEKSVEHFSSHPEEAEQLATVGEHSNVPNLDFVQVAAHTTVMNMLLNLDEVMTQH